The Flavobacterium jumunjinense genome includes a region encoding these proteins:
- the dnaA gene encoding chromosomal replication initiator protein DnaA has product MDKTAQSVWKNCLLFIKDNIQEQAYKTWFEPIQAVDLNENALSIQVPSKFFYEWLEEHYVKLLKVSLTKELGPSAKLLYKIRMENAYGNKLPFTEQIPSNNRQPVKTQEVDVPIVQKNPELKNPFIIPGIRNINIDSQLNSNYSFDNFLEGDSNRLARSAGLAVANKPGGTSFNPLLIFGGVGLGKTHLAHAIGVEIKDKYPEKTVLYISAEIFTQQYIDSVKKNTRNDFIHFYQLIDVLLIDDVQFLSGKTGTQDVFFHIFNHLHQNGKQVILTSDKAPVDMQDIEQRLLSRFKWGLSAELHQPDYETRISILKNILYRDGVEIPEEIIEYVAKNIKSNVRELEGAIISLIAQSSFNKREVTIELAKQVVEKFVKNVKREISIDYIQKVVSDYFQLDLETLQSKTRKRHVVQARQLAMFFAKKFTKSSLANIGNQIGDRDHATVLHACKTVDNLVTTDKQFRKFVDDITKKLSL; this is encoded by the coding sequence ATGGATAAAACTGCGCAATCGGTATGGAAAAATTGTCTGTTATTTATAAAGGATAACATTCAGGAACAAGCCTACAAAACATGGTTTGAACCGATACAGGCAGTTGACCTAAATGAAAACGCACTTTCTATTCAAGTACCAAGTAAGTTTTTCTACGAATGGCTAGAAGAACATTATGTTAAACTTTTAAAAGTTTCCTTAACAAAAGAACTTGGTCCAAGCGCAAAATTACTTTACAAGATCAGAATGGAAAATGCTTATGGAAATAAACTTCCATTTACTGAGCAAATTCCAAGTAACAATAGACAACCGGTAAAAACGCAAGAAGTTGATGTGCCTATCGTTCAAAAAAATCCAGAATTAAAAAATCCATTCATTATTCCAGGAATAAGAAATATCAATATCGATTCGCAATTAAACTCGAATTATAGTTTTGATAATTTTCTTGAAGGAGATTCTAATCGTTTGGCTAGAAGTGCAGGTTTAGCTGTTGCAAACAAACCCGGTGGAACTTCTTTTAATCCGTTATTAATTTTTGGAGGTGTTGGTCTTGGAAAAACGCATTTAGCACACGCGATTGGAGTAGAAATTAAAGATAAATACCCTGAAAAAACAGTATTGTATATCTCTGCTGAAATTTTTACACAACAATATATTGATTCTGTTAAAAAGAATACAAGAAATGACTTTATTCATTTTTACCAATTAATTGACGTTCTACTTATTGATGACGTTCAATTCTTATCGGGAAAAACTGGAACACAAGATGTATTCTTCCACATATTCAACCATCTACATCAAAATGGAAAACAAGTAATTCTAACTTCCGATAAGGCTCCTGTAGACATGCAAGATATTGAGCAACGCTTACTATCTCGTTTCAAATGGGGATTATCAGCTGAATTACATCAACCGGATTATGAAACACGTATTTCTATCTTAAAAAATATTTTATATAGAGATGGTGTAGAAATACCTGAAGAGATTATTGAATATGTTGCTAAAAACATAAAATCTAATGTTCGTGAACTTGAAGGAGCAATCATTTCATTAATCGCACAATCTTCTTTCAACAAAAGAGAAGTAACAATAGAATTAGCGAAACAGGTAGTAGAAAAATTTGTTAAAAATGTTAAACGCGAAATTTCTATAGACTACATACAAAAAGTGGTTTCAGATTATTTCCAATTAGACCTTGAAACATTACAATCTAAAACTAGAAAAAGACATGTCGTTCAAGCACGTCAATTAGCTATGTTTTTTGCGAAAAAATTCACTAAATCTTCTTTAGCCAATATTGGTAATCAAATTGGAGATAGAGATCATGCTACTGTATTACACGCTTGTAAAACTGTAGATAATTTAGTAACTACAGACAAACAATTTCGTAAGTTTGTAGACGATATCACTAAGAAATTATCATTATAA
- a CDS encoding low molecular weight protein-tyrosine-phosphatase, whose translation MTTKILMICLGNICRSPLAEGILQSKLPKDKYIVDSAGTGGWHAGELPDKRSISTAKKHNIDITNQRARQFKPSDFEKFDHIYAMDMSNYKNILNLAPNESVKSKVKIILNELFPDENVEVPDPYYGGQDGFENVYDMLNKACDVIANKLTN comes from the coding sequence ATGACAACAAAAATCTTAATGATTTGTTTAGGTAATATTTGTCGTTCTCCTTTAGCCGAGGGCATATTACAAAGCAAACTACCAAAAGATAAATATATTGTAGATTCCGCTGGAACTGGTGGTTGGCATGCTGGAGAGCTACCTGACAAGCGGTCTATTTCTACTGCAAAAAAGCACAATATAGACATTACAAACCAACGTGCAAGACAATTCAAACCTTCCGATTTTGAAAAGTTCGATCATATCTACGCTATGGACATGTCTAATTATAAAAATATTCTGAATTTAGCTCCTAATGAAAGTGTAAAATCTAAAGTAAAAATTATCCTAAACGAACTTTTTCCTGATGAAAACGTAGAAGTTCCAGATCCATATTATGGAGGCCAGGATGGTTTTGAAAATGTTTACGACATGCTAAACAAAGCTTGTGATGTTATTGCAAATAAGTTAACTAATTAA
- a CDS encoding SAM-dependent methyltransferase, which translates to MNTSFGKLYLIPCTLSNPGETTVAPEDVLPHTVKRSIDFIDHFIVENEKTARRFIKSIHPEKKQPELILSLLNKHTEIAEHYEFIKPLLEGKNIGLLSESGCPGIADPGAVIVKIAHEKGIQVVPLVGPSSILLALMASGMNGQSFAFNGYLPIDNQEKKNELKHFERLSLERNQSQLFIETPYRNNKLVEDLLQILQPTTLLCIACDITLPTEYIKTKTIKEWKKNKVDLHKRPCIFIIHKM; encoded by the coding sequence ATGAATACTTCTTTTGGTAAACTCTATTTAATTCCTTGTACATTATCTAATCCTGGAGAAACAACTGTTGCTCCAGAAGATGTTTTACCTCACACAGTGAAAAGAAGTATTGACTTTATTGATCATTTTATTGTTGAAAACGAAAAAACAGCTCGTCGATTCATAAAAAGCATACATCCTGAAAAGAAACAACCCGAATTAATTCTTTCACTTTTAAATAAGCACACAGAAATAGCAGAACATTACGAGTTCATAAAACCCTTATTAGAAGGCAAAAATATTGGATTATTAAGTGAATCTGGTTGTCCTGGAATTGCGGATCCTGGTGCTGTAATTGTAAAAATAGCACATGAAAAAGGAATTCAAGTAGTCCCTTTAGTTGGACCAAGTTCTATTTTATTAGCATTAATGGCTAGTGGAATGAATGGACAGAGCTTTGCTTTCAATGGCTACCTACCTATTGATAATCAGGAGAAAAAGAACGAGCTTAAACATTTTGAACGCTTGTCACTAGAAAGAAATCAATCGCAGTTATTTATAGAAACTCCATATAGAAACAATAAACTTGTTGAAGATTTACTACAAATCCTTCAACCTACTACACTTTTATGTATTGCTTGCGATATTACGCTGCCAACAGAATATATCAAAACAAAAACAATAAAAGAGTGGAAAAAAAACAAGGTCGACTTACATAAGCGACCTTGCATTTTCATTATTCACAAAATGTAA
- a CDS encoding peptidoglycan-binding protein LysM, protein MVRKGSYFLGLTILVVLVSSGFNSIETKEVRGFYLTENEVVSYHVPSEDENEIEDETVVIGNAVPYVGRTFAGFKQAIAFKESRGILNMVNSYGYMGKYQFGKTALRCVGVYDFQEFLRNADWQEKAFKALLSINKWELRKEIKKYNGKVINGVKITESGILAAAHLGGAGSVKKYLRSNGRNGFKDGFGTSLKSYLKKFGGYDVSHVPANRNAKVKLN, encoded by the coding sequence ATGGTAAGAAAAGGTTCGTATTTTTTAGGATTGACCATCCTAGTAGTGTTGGTTTCATCAGGATTCAATTCGATTGAAACTAAAGAAGTAAGAGGGTTTTATTTAACGGAAAACGAAGTAGTTTCCTATCATGTTCCAAGTGAAGATGAAAATGAAATCGAAGACGAAACAGTAGTAATCGGAAATGCTGTTCCTTATGTAGGAAGAACTTTTGCAGGCTTTAAACAAGCTATTGCATTTAAAGAATCACGAGGTATTTTGAACATGGTAAATTCCTATGGATACATGGGGAAATATCAATTTGGAAAGACAGCTTTACGTTGTGTTGGAGTGTATGATTTTCAAGAATTCCTTAGAAACGCAGATTGGCAAGAAAAAGCATTCAAAGCTTTGTTGTCTATAAACAAGTGGGAATTAAGAAAAGAAATCAAAAAATACAATGGTAAAGTAATTAATGGGGTTAAAATTACCGAATCAGGTATCTTAGCGGCAGCACATCTTGGTGGAGCTGGTTCGGTTAAGAAATACTTGAGAAGTAATGGGAGAAATGGTTTTAAAGACGGTTTTGGTACTTCGTTAAAAAGTTATCTTAAAAAGTTTGGAGGGTATGATGTTTCTCATGTGCCAGCCAATAGAAATGCCAAAGTAAAGTTGAATTAA
- the mltG gene encoding endolytic transglycosylase MltG, producing MNLKKIIAFLAVAGIVVAGIVVYYVYNKAFLPNTKFSEKEVLVFVPSNTSYEGVKEILSPFLNSIEDFDFVAVKRKYAQNVKAGKFLLKKGMSNYDIIKAMRSNIPIKVAFNNQETINKLAQRLASQIEPDSIAFIEAFTNVDFLTENKFTEDEVLAMFIPNTYEFYWDTSATKVADKMAKEYRKFWNDERKAKASNLNLSAVEVCVLASIVHKETAKVSERPSVAGVYLNRMAIGMPLQADPTVIYAMKRNSGDFDQVIKRVYSKDTQGTISPYNTYINLGLPPGPIAMPDISAIDAVLNAEKHDYIYFCANPEKPGYHAFASNYAQHQTNARKYSQWVNKLGINR from the coding sequence TTGAATCTAAAAAAAATCATTGCTTTTTTAGCAGTAGCAGGAATTGTAGTAGCAGGAATTGTTGTGTATTATGTTTATAATAAAGCATTTCTACCCAATACTAAGTTTTCTGAAAAAGAAGTGCTAGTTTTTGTTCCATCCAATACCAGCTATGAAGGTGTGAAAGAAATTCTATCTCCTTTTTTAAACAGTATAGAAGATTTTGATTTTGTTGCTGTTAAAAGGAAATATGCGCAAAATGTAAAAGCAGGGAAATTTCTATTGAAAAAAGGAATGTCAAATTATGATATTATTAAAGCAATGAGGAGTAATATTCCAATTAAAGTAGCCTTTAATAATCAAGAAACCATTAATAAATTGGCACAGAGATTAGCTTCTCAAATAGAACCCGATAGTATTGCTTTTATTGAAGCTTTTACAAATGTAGATTTTTTAACTGAAAACAAATTTACTGAAGATGAGGTTTTGGCTATGTTTATTCCGAATACTTATGAATTTTATTGGGATACTTCAGCGACAAAAGTAGCAGATAAAATGGCAAAGGAATATAGAAAATTCTGGAATGACGAAAGAAAAGCTAAAGCGTCTAATTTAAATTTATCAGCCGTTGAAGTATGTGTCTTAGCGTCTATAGTTCATAAAGAAACAGCAAAAGTAAGTGAAAGGCCATCAGTTGCAGGTGTTTATTTGAATAGAATGGCAATAGGAATGCCTCTTCAAGCCGATCCAACAGTTATTTATGCAATGAAGCGAAATTCAGGTGATTTCGATCAAGTAATTAAGCGTGTTTATAGTAAAGATACACAAGGAACTATTTCTCCCTATAATACATACATAAATTTAGGATTACCTCCTGGACCAATTGCAATGCCAGATATTTCAGCAATAGATGCTGTTTTAAATGCAGAGAAGCACGATTATATCTATTTTTGTGCTAACCCTGAAAAGCCAGGTTATCATGCTTTTGCTTCTAATTATGCACAGCATCAAACAAATGCAAGAAAATATAGCCAGTGGGTAAATAAATTAGGAATTAATCGCTGA
- a CDS encoding GNAT family N-acetyltransferase yields MITLKGSTIHLRALEPEDLEFVHAIENDEAIWEVSNTQTPYSRFLIRQYLENAHQDIYEAKQLRLAICLNATSEAIGLIDLFDFDPRNNRAGVGILIKEIENRAKGIGTEALGMLINYAFHQLQLHQLYANIGAENENSMQLFSKFGFKEIGIKKEWNKVNGIYKDEFLFQLINNKK; encoded by the coding sequence TTGATAACATTAAAAGGGAGTACAATCCATTTAAGAGCATTAGAGCCTGAAGATTTAGAGTTTGTTCATGCTATCGAAAATGATGAAGCCATTTGGGAAGTAAGTAATACGCAAACACCATATAGTCGATTTCTAATTCGACAATATCTTGAAAATGCACATCAAGATATATATGAAGCGAAGCAATTAAGGTTAGCAATTTGCTTGAATGCTACTTCTGAAGCAATTGGTTTAATTGATTTATTTGATTTTGATCCAAGAAATAATAGAGCAGGAGTGGGTATTCTAATTAAGGAAATTGAGAATAGAGCTAAAGGAATTGGTACGGAAGCATTAGGAATGTTAATTAATTATGCCTTCCATCAATTACAATTGCATCAGTTATATGCAAATATTGGGGCTGAAAATGAAAATAGTATGCAACTTTTTTCTAAATTTGGTTTTAAAGAAATTGGAATAAAGAAAGAATGGAACAAAGTAAATGGAATCTATAAAGATGAGTTTTTGTTTCAATTAATTAACAATAAAAAATAA
- the dapF gene encoding diaminopimelate epimerase has translation MNLTFYKYQGTGNDFVMIDNRQNNFDKNNTKLVAFLCDRRFGVGGDGLILLENHEKYDFKMVYYNADGNESSMCGNGGRCLVAFAKQLGVITNRAEFEAIDGYHFATIDEGIVSLQMKNVSDIEIHNEYTFLDTGSPHHVQLVEGLKQFDVKNEGAKLRYSDLYGKVGSNINFVNQIESDEFALRTYERGVEDETFSCGTGATAVAIAMYKAGKTTSNNVKLNVEGGSLEVSFKEVNGQFVDVFLKGPATFVFEGRINK, from the coding sequence ATGAATCTAACATTTTATAAATATCAAGGAACAGGGAACGATTTTGTCATGATTGATAATCGTCAAAACAATTTCGACAAGAATAATACCAAATTAGTCGCTTTTTTATGCGATAGAAGGTTTGGTGTTGGAGGAGATGGACTTATTTTATTAGAAAATCATGAAAAATATGATTTTAAAATGGTTTACTATAATGCTGATGGAAATGAGAGCAGTATGTGTGGCAATGGTGGAAGGTGCTTGGTTGCTTTTGCGAAACAACTTGGAGTAATTACGAATAGAGCAGAATTTGAAGCCATAGATGGCTATCATTTTGCAACAATTGACGAAGGTATTGTTTCATTACAAATGAAGAATGTGTCAGATATAGAAATACATAATGAGTATACTTTTTTAGATACAGGATCGCCACATCATGTGCAGTTAGTAGAAGGTTTAAAACAGTTCGATGTTAAAAATGAAGGTGCAAAACTTCGTTATTCTGATCTGTATGGAAAAGTTGGAAGCAATATAAATTTTGTGAATCAAATTGAGAGTGACGAATTTGCTTTGAGAACTTATGAGAGAGGAGTGGAAGACGAAACCTTTTCTTGTGGTACAGGAGCAACTGCTGTAGCAATAGCAATGTATAAAGCAGGAAAGACAACTTCTAATAATGTGAAGTTAAATGTAGAAGGTGGGAGTTTGGAAGTAAGTTTTAAAGAAGTAAACGGACAGTTTGTAGATGTGTTTTTAAAAGGACCAGCAACATTTGTTTTTGAAGGAAGAATCAATAAATAA
- a CDS encoding S1C family serine protease, with protein sequence MRNLGNLFLVSLLSGATTLGAYKFFIEPKNDTSTIAVAPSYTKNVSLSAENIDFTAAAESTIHSVVHVKNMAMQRVYRDPFEFFFGGGRSGGTQQQMQVGTGSGVIISEDGYIVTNNHVIDKASELEVTLNNNKTYKAKLIGTDSKMDIALIKIESDEKLPFITFGDSENVKVGEWALAVGNPYNLTSTVTAGIISAKARDLSNEGLQSFIQTDAAVNPGNSGGALVNTRGELIGINTMISSPTGSYTGYSFAVPSNITRKIIEDLMQFGNVQRGVLGIEGGDLNPMTSKEYGIDASEGVYIGKVTKKSGAEKAGIKEGDVIIALDSKKIKSFSELTSYINTKRPDEVVNVKVLRDNEERIFPVKLVKKELLITEFNGFEFEDMSPTEMKKLNLDYGIKIKTITNENYQEYKNDLEGSIILSVDGIKATDAEKISSYLNKKKSSKARYKILFKNRQVQDIIM encoded by the coding sequence ATGAGAAATTTAGGAAATCTATTTTTAGTATCATTATTAAGCGGTGCCACAACATTAGGTGCATATAAATTTTTTATTGAACCTAAAAATGACACTTCAACAATTGCTGTTGCGCCAAGTTACACAAAGAATGTTAGCCTTAGCGCTGAAAATATCGATTTTACAGCAGCAGCAGAAAGCACAATCCATAGTGTTGTGCATGTAAAAAACATGGCGATGCAACGTGTTTACAGAGATCCGTTTGAGTTCTTCTTTGGAGGTGGTCGTAGCGGAGGTACACAACAACAAATGCAAGTTGGAACTGGTTCGGGTGTAATTATATCGGAAGACGGTTACATTGTTACCAATAATCATGTGATTGATAAAGCAAGTGAACTTGAAGTGACGTTGAACAATAATAAGACTTACAAAGCAAAACTTATAGGTACTGATTCTAAAATGGACATTGCTTTAATTAAAATTGAAAGTGATGAAAAATTACCTTTTATTACATTTGGAGATTCAGAAAATGTAAAAGTGGGCGAATGGGCTTTAGCAGTAGGAAATCCTTATAATCTAACCTCTACTGTAACGGCTGGAATAATTTCGGCAAAAGCAAGAGATTTAAGTAATGAAGGACTACAGTCTTTCATTCAAACTGATGCGGCTGTTAACCCTGGAAATAGTGGTGGTGCATTAGTAAATACGCGTGGTGAATTGATAGGGATAAACACTATGATTTCTTCTCCAACAGGAAGCTATACCGGCTATTCTTTTGCTGTTCCTTCAAACATAACTAGAAAAATAATTGAAGATTTAATGCAATTTGGTAATGTTCAAAGAGGTGTTCTTGGTATTGAAGGTGGTGATTTGAACCCTATGACTTCAAAAGAATACGGAATAGATGCTTCTGAAGGTGTATACATTGGTAAAGTAACTAAGAAATCTGGAGCAGAAAAAGCAGGCATTAAAGAAGGTGATGTTATTATAGCATTAGATAGTAAAAAAATTAAAAGTTTTTCTGAACTTACTTCTTATATTAATACGAAACGCCCAGACGAAGTAGTCAATGTAAAAGTATTACGAGATAATGAAGAAAGAATTTTCCCTGTTAAATTAGTAAAAAAAGAATTATTAATTACCGAATTTAATGGTTTTGAATTTGAAGACATGTCTCCAACAGAGATGAAAAAATTAAATTTAGATTATGGTATAAAAATTAAAACCATTACTAATGAGAATTATCAAGAATATAAAAACGACTTAGAAGGTAGTATTATTTTAAGTGTTGATGGAATAAAAGCAACCGATGCCGAAAAAATATCATCCTATTTAAACAAAAAGAAATCGAGTAAGGCTAGGTATAAAATATTGTTTAAAAACAGACAAGTTCAAGACATTATAATGTAG
- a CDS encoding glyceraldehyde-3-phosphate dehydrogenase, giving the protein MSNNNLYEKELAFQADRRKACVELIKIISDLWYDKSIEMVLFRNQLIDRNVSDIINLHEYAGEFVAKPINVFDSVEIANAINSLDLPPSKIDIGKLTYEYHLEDDKYNDAKAFIIDKLKDAKEYQEIKPKDVVLYGFGRIGRLLAREMMSKIGKGQQLRLRAIVTRDKNDAVLLEKRASLLRYDSVHGDFEGSVHADPENNALLINGTTVHLITANSPEEIDYTEYGIEDALIIDNTGAFTTEEALKRHLVSKGAAKVLLTAPGKGVPNIVYGVNHTEFNPDEVDIYSAASCTTNAITPILNVIEDTLGVTKGHIETIHAYTNDQNLVDNMHKKYRRGRSAALNMVITETGAGSAVAKALPSLAGKLTSNAIRVPVPNGSLVVLNLEIDKTTTVEELNNIVKKYALEGKLVEQIKYSLNNELVSSDIVGTPAPSIYDSNATIVSADGKNIVMYVWYDNEYGYSHQVIRLAKYISKVRRFTYY; this is encoded by the coding sequence ATGAGTAACAACAACTTATACGAGAAAGAACTTGCTTTTCAAGCAGATAGAAGAAAAGCTTGCGTTGAGCTTATTAAAATTATTAGCGATTTATGGTATGACAAATCGATTGAAATGGTTCTATTTAGAAACCAATTAATCGATAGAAACGTGAGTGACATTATTAATCTACATGAATATGCAGGAGAATTTGTTGCAAAACCAATCAATGTATTCGATTCTGTAGAGATTGCTAACGCTATTAACAGTCTAGATTTACCACCTTCAAAAATTGATATTGGTAAACTTACTTATGAGTATCATTTAGAAGATGACAAATACAACGATGCTAAAGCATTTATAATTGACAAATTAAAAGATGCAAAAGAATATCAAGAGATCAAACCAAAAGATGTAGTATTATATGGTTTTGGGCGTATTGGTCGTTTATTAGCTCGTGAAATGATGAGTAAAATAGGGAAAGGACAACAACTACGTTTGAGAGCTATTGTAACTCGCGATAAAAATGATGCCGTTCTATTAGAAAAAAGAGCTTCTTTATTACGTTATGATTCTGTTCATGGTGATTTTGAAGGTTCTGTTCACGCAGATCCAGAAAACAATGCATTACTTATTAATGGCACAACAGTTCACCTTATTACTGCTAATTCTCCAGAAGAAATAGATTATACAGAATACGGTATTGAAGATGCCTTAATTATTGACAACACTGGTGCTTTCACAACAGAAGAAGCATTAAAACGTCACTTAGTTTCTAAAGGTGCTGCTAAAGTTTTATTAACAGCTCCAGGAAAAGGTGTTCCAAATATTGTTTATGGTGTAAATCATACTGAGTTTAATCCAGATGAAGTAGACATTTATTCTGCTGCTTCATGTACAACTAATGCAATTACACCCATTTTAAATGTAATTGAAGACACTCTTGGCGTAACAAAAGGACATATTGAAACTATTCATGCATACACAAACGATCAAAACTTGGTTGATAATATGCATAAAAAATACAGAAGAGGTCGTTCGGCAGCTTTAAACATGGTAATTACTGAAACTGGTGCTGGAAGTGCAGTTGCTAAAGCATTACCAAGTCTTGCCGGAAAATTAACTTCAAATGCAATTCGTGTTCCTGTTCCGAACGGATCATTAGTGGTTTTAAATTTAGAAATAGACAAAACTACTACCGTTGAAGAATTAAATAATATTGTAAAGAAATATGCTTTAGAAGGTAAACTTGTTGAGCAAATTAAATATTCTTTAAACAATGAGTTAGTATCTTCTGATATTGTTGGAACTCCTGCTCCATCTATCTATGATAGTAATGCTACGATTGTTTCGGCTGACGGAAAAAATATTGTAATGTATGTATGGTATGATAACGAATATGGTTATAGTCACCAAGTTATTCGTTTAGCTAAATACATTTCTAAAGTAAGACGTTTTACTTACTATTAG
- a CDS encoding Crp/Fnr family transcriptional regulator → MNSIWYFEDVNLFNIMCPHKFKDAGHNHTFKEYSKNDYIYSEEDAADKIYLINSGKIKIGYINEEGDEVISAILSKGEIFGEKAILGEERRNEFALALENNTSICPIASEEMLELIRGNRELSLKIYKFIGFRLKRLERRLKLLLFKDTKTRLKEYLKELALDYGYTNAVSGDTVIRHPFTQKEIAALIGTSRPTLNILINELQEEGYLKFDRKEIILKNK, encoded by the coding sequence ATGAATTCGATTTGGTATTTTGAAGATGTAAATCTTTTCAACATAATGTGTCCGCACAAATTTAAAGACGCAGGACATAACCATACTTTTAAAGAATATTCAAAAAATGATTATATCTATTCAGAAGAAGATGCAGCAGATAAGATTTACTTAATTAATTCTGGGAAAATCAAGATTGGTTATATAAACGAAGAAGGAGACGAGGTAATATCTGCAATATTATCTAAAGGAGAAATTTTTGGAGAAAAAGCAATACTAGGAGAAGAAAGAAGAAACGAATTTGCACTTGCTTTAGAAAACAACACTTCAATATGCCCCATTGCAAGCGAAGAAATGCTCGAACTGATTAGAGGAAATAGAGAATTAAGTTTAAAAATATATAAGTTTATTGGTTTTAGACTGAAACGATTAGAAAGAAGATTAAAACTACTTCTTTTTAAAGATACAAAAACACGTTTAAAAGAATACTTAAAAGAACTTGCATTAGATTATGGTTATACCAATGCAGTTTCTGGAGACACTGTAATTCGTCATCCCTTCACCCAAAAAGAAATTGCTGCATTAATCGGAACATCTAGACCAACATTAAATATTTTAATAAATGAGTTGCAAGAAGAAGGCTATTTAAAATTTGATAGAAAAGAAATTATATTAAAAAATAAATAG